One window of Xylocopa sonorina isolate GNS202 chromosome 9, iyXylSono1_principal, whole genome shotgun sequence genomic DNA carries:
- the LOC143427397 gene encoding ciliogenesis and planar polarity effector 2 isoform X1, with amino-acid sequence MNAVNVNWLHSVEGESLMHHFYVNTSKKRRFYGILERPPLPSLIEEVTYKIFMVGRSGVGKTSVVARLAGTLESINYTETNGIKKTNVFWPVKIWDKVVLFKLQFWDTSETSIKKYNHILPACKDKVDAICSVFSFDDATGFNDVPYLMNTMAAIKEKPANIVIGTKFKPWSSSTIEDARIKEFEDKWKVKIIRVDVNKLSTRSEIFDCSYQLNAICNILWNRDKEFISKQMGQS; translated from the exons ATGAACGCTGTAAATGTAAATTGGTTACATTCTGTGGAAGGAGAATCACTAATGCATCATTTTTATGTAAACACATCAAAGAAAAGAAGATTTTATG GTATTCTTGAAAGACCGCCTCTACCATCTTTGATCGAAGAAGTTACATATAAAATTTTTATGGTCGGTAGATCTGGTGTAGGAAAGACTTCTGTTGTAGCTCGGCTTGCTGGAACTTTAGAGTCCATTAATTATACTGAAACTAATGGAATAAAAAAGACCAATGTATTTTGGCCAGTTAAGATATGGGATAAAGTTGTCTTGTTTAAATTACAGTTTTGGGATACTTCGGAAACGAGTATTAAAAAGTACAATCACATATTACCT GCGTGTAAAGATAAAGTCGATGCTATATGCTCTGTATTTTCTTTCGATGATGCAACAGGGTTCAACGATGTACCTTATTTAATGAACACTATGGCAGCTATAAAAGAGAAACCGGCAAACATAGTAATAGGGACAAA ATTTAAACCATGGTCCAGTTCCACTATAGAGGACGCACGGATAAAAGAATTTGAGGATAAATGGAAGGTTAAAATTATCAGAGTCGATGTCAATAAACTTTCTACAAGATCTGAAATATTTGATTGTTCTTATCAGTTGAATGCTATATGTAACATTCTTTGGAATAGAGATAAAGAATTTATATCTAAGCAAATGGGACAAAGTTAA
- the Zuc gene encoding mitochondrial cardiolipin hydrolase zuc produces MKSNKILLVGGIVLSSELIWHIYKRFYKHRNVSMSTCKVSNVNDHEPKEKISEVMFFTEDSSLCRTHFISNIDCVKDNCSVRYLRKLESYINHAQQSLDVCMYILTCHLLATAIVNAHKRGVLVRVIMDRHMASHAASDTALFHNNGIAIKLEHLNGLMHHKFVIVDNVMVITGSTNWTMTAFFGNFDHVLVTNQRTLVKPFVDEFNRLWKTFSKSSENLDCLLNPSADNSS; encoded by the exons atgaaaagcaataaaattctccTAGTAGGGGGAATAGTTTTATCCTCTGAGCTTATttggcatatatataaaagaTTCTATAAACATCGGAATGTATCTATGAGTACCTGTAAAGTATCGAATGTGAACGATCATGAACCGAAAGAAAAGATTTCAGAGGTAATGTTTTTTACGGAGGACTCCAGTCTGTGCCGGACACATTTTATTAGCAATATCGACTGCGTCAAAGACAATTGTTCAGTACGATATCTGAG AAAGTTGGAAAGCTACATAAATCATGCACAACAAAGTTTGGATGTTTGCATGTACATATTAACTTGTCACCTGCTAGCGACTGCAATTGTAAATGCGCATAAACGGGGCGTACTTGTTCGAGTAATAATGGATCGGCATATGGCAAGCCACGCTGCCTCAGACACCGCTTTGTTCCATAATAATG GTATTGCCATTAAATTAGAACATCTCAACGGTCTGATGCATCACAAATTCGTGATCGTGGACAACGTCATGGTAATTACCGGTAGTACGAATTGGACGATGACTGCGTTTTTCGGAAACTTCGATCACGTGCTGGTGACTAATCAACGTACATTGGTGAAGCCATTTGTCGACGAGTTCAACCGATTGTGGAAGACATTTTCAAAGTCTTCAGAAAATTTGGACTGTCTGTTGAATCCATCAGCTGATAACAGTTCATAA
- the LOC143427397 gene encoding ciliogenesis and planar polarity effector 2 isoform X2, producing MVKSILERPPLPSLIEEVTYKIFMVGRSGVGKTSVVARLAGTLESINYTETNGIKKTNVFWPVKIWDKVVLFKLQFWDTSETSIKKYNHILPACKDKVDAICSVFSFDDATGFNDVPYLMNTMAAIKEKPANIVIGTKFKPWSSSTIEDARIKEFEDKWKVKIIRVDVNKLSTRSEIFDCSYQLNAICNILWNRDKEFISKQMGQS from the exons ATGGTAAAGA GTATTCTTGAAAGACCGCCTCTACCATCTTTGATCGAAGAAGTTACATATAAAATTTTTATGGTCGGTAGATCTGGTGTAGGAAAGACTTCTGTTGTAGCTCGGCTTGCTGGAACTTTAGAGTCCATTAATTATACTGAAACTAATGGAATAAAAAAGACCAATGTATTTTGGCCAGTTAAGATATGGGATAAAGTTGTCTTGTTTAAATTACAGTTTTGGGATACTTCGGAAACGAGTATTAAAAAGTACAATCACATATTACCT GCGTGTAAAGATAAAGTCGATGCTATATGCTCTGTATTTTCTTTCGATGATGCAACAGGGTTCAACGATGTACCTTATTTAATGAACACTATGGCAGCTATAAAAGAGAAACCGGCAAACATAGTAATAGGGACAAA ATTTAAACCATGGTCCAGTTCCACTATAGAGGACGCACGGATAAAAGAATTTGAGGATAAATGGAAGGTTAAAATTATCAGAGTCGATGTCAATAAACTTTCTACAAGATCTGAAATATTTGATTGTTCTTATCAGTTGAATGCTATATGTAACATTCTTTGGAATAGAGATAAAGAATTTATATCTAAGCAAATGGGACAAAGTTAA